The nucleotide window attaacttacaagttacaacaattaGGGTTTGTTGTGGAGAGAGATGTCTCTAAACTGAAGAATCGAAACAGAAGATGGAGGAGTATGCAGCGGTGATGGATGGAGAAGGAGGAGAGTGGTCGCGGCTCACCAGCGGTGGTGTGGTGGTGGATGTAATGTTCGGTCGCTTGCTTTGGTTGGGAGAAGAATAGAGATCGCATTCtcagatgaaagagaaagggTTCGATCAGCttatgcgtttttttttttggtgaaggtATCAGCttatgcgtttttttttttggtgaaggtATCAGCttatgcgtttttttttttggatattgtttttttataatttttctgtttattcttttttttagtttttattaaataatagagtttttattaaataatcgATCAAACTCAATCAAATACTAATAACATCAAATTCCACCCATGATTAACTACACATCTTCAATATCTTAGCTAAAGTGCATATATGGTtcaaaaaaatcactttataTCCCATCTTAGTACTCTGGATTAACCAAATTGAGATtacaattttcacaaaaatgtttaaatttaattcaaattaaacTGATAAATGAACCGAATTGAGAtttacatttttcataaaaaatgtttaaatttaattcaaattaaacTGATGTGAGGAACAAGAGAATTGaatcacacacaaaaaaaaaggaacaaacaAAAATCGCAAGATGGAACTAGTGAATCGAACAAAAAGACCAGAGATGAATATACCTGAGTTGAAGATGGAAGAGGAAGAAAACAGGAGGAACAAAATAGGGATTCCTGAGCACAGAAAAATCGACAGTGACAACAAGGATGTGGTTGGAGATCAACCTTCCGAAAAATCTATCAAGATGTAACGGCGACGGCATCAACGAGAATGGTTGTGGAAATCATCTTCCCTAGAGAAAATGGAACAAGAGTGGGAGAGAGAGAGGACCGAGTGAatgagatgagagagagagagagagagagagagagagagaatgtacaactttctttttctttttatcttctGGTATGACATGGATTATTAAGctatttcttttaataattaaatgtgCCACACAAGGGTGGTATGAGTGGTAGAACCACCTAAGGTGGTCCATCTATCAGTGCTCCTTGAATCATTTCATCATTTCTTTCCCAGTCCTTGCCAGAGGAACTAGAAAATTCTTTATCGTGACTCTTAgaatttttcatcatttcagcttcttttttattatcattagaAACAATTTCTTTgctctttttaactttttcttataccAAATCATTGAGTTCCACATGTCTAGATATACATAAACCTTTGTATTGACCATAAAAGTCTATTAAGAagaattcaaatcaaaattgttaaatttcAACCTCATTGTCTTTCTTAATGTTATCTAGGAGTGGGAAAAAGTAAATCAAATCATTTATGATGTTCCGAAGAAATATTAAATGTACAACAACAAATGCTTGTGtctttaaaacaattttcagcTTTAGaacaaaagcaaagaaaaataaatttcaatgagcttattttatttattttgttttaattttcagttCAAACTGCCATATATGCTCATCATGCTTTGGTCACTCTTCGAAACTCTAAAGACTTGTTTCATCTCATAATCGGGGAGTTTCATATATTTGGAATGAATGGATTTGAATTCCAAAAGCAAATTCAAGATGAATTTCAACTTCCTATTATAGGTAAGTATCATTTTTCCCTCCCAACTATTAAATCTACCTTGCAATTTTGtcctttttaacttttaatgttttaaataCTCTGTATTAATATTATGCGGTTCTTTCACTATCGTATACATTATgatatgtttaaatatatgaCTTTTACCTTTTGTTTCAAATAGTGATGTCGAAAGACAATACACCAAACATAATCTCATGACTTTAGAACAGGGAGCAGCACCCTACATTGTTAAACCATTTTGTCCTAAAGACCTTAGAGATATTTGGAAATATGCTATGgaagcaaagaaaaataaactatttattgATAGTTTATTTGCAGcaagtgaagaagaagaaacatcaattgatcaactataaacaaaaaagaaatgtaGTAAAAGAAAGAGTTTTGGTAATCACCAAGGTGAATGGGAGTTTGGAGTTGTTATGAAGAGGAGTTGtgataattttactatatttcgTACTAATTTCAAACTCCCCTTCATCTTGGCTATAATCACAACTCTTTTTTTTACtacatttcttttttgtttgtagtATATCAGTTGATGTCTCTTGTTTTTCAATTGCTGCAGATAAACTATcaataaatagtttatttttctttgcttccaatgcATACTTCCAAATGTCTCTAAATATTTTAGTACAAAATGCGTTAACAATATAGTGTGCTGCTCCAAGTTCTAAAGTCATGGAGACAATGTCAGGTGTATTGTCTTTAGACATCACTATTTGAAACAAAAGGTAAAAAGtcatatatttaaacatatcATAACTTATACTATAGTAAAACTACTGCATAATATTAATATAGagtattgaaaacataaaaaataaaaacttgcaAGGTATATTTAATGACTAAAAATTAGACTTAATTTTTAGTTGGAAGTGAAAAAGGATACTAACCTATATCAGGAAGTTCAAATTCATCTTGAATTTGCTTTTGGAATTCAAATCCATTCATTTCAAATATATGAAACTTACTGATGATGAGATCAAACAAGCCTTTAGAGTCTTGAATAGTGACCAAAGCATGGTTAGCATCTTTGGCagtttgaattgaaaattaaaacccaaaaaaaaaaaaaaacaagctcATTCAAATTTTGTAATGTACAAATGAATGTTAGCCACCATTTAAatattgaatatttaacaattaaatggataataatttaatatttatggatcctttcaaaaaaacaaaatacatattatttttgGATACCTTTGGTATTTCATCGATTTGATTTGGAGgtttttgacaattttatttgatgaatatCTTCATTCCCATCTGCAGATCGACCTTCATCCATTATTGCAATGATCAAACTGGATCCGTAAATCTGAACAATTttgagaaaaaacaaaacatgtagTAGAAATGGTCAGACTATTAGATTGAGAATTCTATTGATGGGTATTGTCGTTACGAATTAGTTGTAAATCAAATTTAAAGCACACAATTTGATAACTAGATTAATTTAAGAACTTTTCAGATGAATCAAGGATCAATCTCTAATGGAATTTAAGAGGCAATGAGatattgaaaatttgatttaataAATAGAGTATATATGAGAACACTTGAAcagaaaaacaaacaatatgAAGAATCGCGAAAAAACTGATAAACACAAAACTAAGGAAAAATAAGGAAGAAGTAAGAAGAAGAAATTGGGGAGAAAGATATAGTGGATGCGGCCACTTTTATATGCAATTTCTACcgagagagaagatgaaattaGGTTTAGGTTAATGGACTTGGGCCAATGTAAGTTATATACTACAACAACAAAGTAGTTCTATCGGCCCCTCTTATATATTGgtccccccccaaaaaaaataaaaataaataaataaataaaataaaatgaaatgaaataataccCTTGTATTCACCAGTCCGTGCTTACATTCCAATTTGATAGGACTGTATCATACGATAAacaatattgtaattttttcatGTGGATATGAAGTTAAAACTTggccgttttttttttttccagcatCGAATCAAATACATTTTCTCAATAATATGCAAAATAACCATACgagacactcctcaccttatAAGTCGGTTTTGTAAGAATGAGTTAGACCCTAAATTTCGACATAGTATAAGAGCCTATCCTAGATCTATTGTAAGAATGAGATATTGGGCTGGGCTGAAGCGTGACGGGGTGTGTTGGAAATTTCACCTTTATTACGGCCTGCCCCTAGTCGCCTAAATTGCGACCTTTGGTTTGCCTTCATTACAGCCTCTAACACCTTCATTATGTTGGCTTTGAGGGGCTGGATtttgtcccacatcggatagataggacTGTTGAGATGTTTATTAAAATTATGTCCCAAATTTTAATAATCATTTCTGCCAAGTTGCATATAGTTTGACTCGTTTGGATTGAAAGAAACAAGAGGTGCTTCTACAAAGATCACATGAAAAGTTTGATAGATAGGATAATAtcagaagtttttttttttttttttgataaagctaAGAAATATAATAAGAACAATCAAGAGCGGCCTAAACCTCTTACAAAAATTAGTTCATATCAACCCTCGTAGTAGGGAGAGCTAAAGAATCTCTAGAAAGAATAGAAATAACAAAAGAAGGCGCAACGTCCCACCACTGGGCAGCAAATAAAGCCAGGTTCTGACCATGCTTGGCCAACACATCAGCAACTAAGTTTCCTTCTCGTAACACATGAGTACATTTGCTTCGAATATTTGCACAATAGAGCATACAGTTATGCCAGCGCACATTCATTTTCCAAGGCACCCCATCCTTACTATGAAAAGCTTTCACCACAGCAACAGAATCCGTTTCCAGCCAGATATTTTCCAAATTCATAGTTTTAGCCCTCTCTATAGCCAGCATACAAGCACTGAACTCCGCCTCTAAGGCAGTAGCATAACCAATATTCTGAACATATGCCCCTAAAAAAGTAGCAGAAGAGCTTCTAAACACAACTCCAATTGAGCCACAGGGAGGAGTTCCATAAGAAGAACCGTCACAGTTTATTTTGATGCAATCTTGGGGTGGAGGTTGCCAAAGCACGTCTTGGATGGGAGAGAATCTTCTTGCTTACATCTGGATACCAAAAAGCCTGGCAACTTTAAAATCATTCATAGCAGATGAACCATATGTGAGCTTGAGAATCAGAAGTTAACTTCAACTACAAGCTAATTAAAGGTCATGGCTCTGACTCCATGCATGATTTCAAAGTAACTCAATTTTCTGGACTACAGCCATGAGTGCTATGAGTCATACCCTCTTAGAGGTTTTACAGACTCCACCTTCTCCCTCACTTGGATCAAAATCAATGTGGATGTGATGCAGTACAGACGTAGGCTAGCAAGTGTTAAACCTAAATTGAAAAGAGACAAGTTTGCATGCGACAAACTTGTGAAATAAAGGTTCCGGAATCCAccaaaaaattgagaaaagcTCTCTGAAATAATATTCAATGAAAAGTTGCCTCTTAGGCAACATCTGTTAAGCTTAAATAGGGAACAAACCTTAAAGGGCCAAAAATGACaaactgaaaataaaacaaacaaataataaaattaggctgaattaataaaatactaataaattattaagaaaaccCTCCTACATCAGTCTCATCCACCTCTAAGGAAATCGATCCCAAGTTCTCATTATGATAAAGAGCTTCCCATGCATATTGACTCCTCCAATGAACAAGAGACAACCCTCCTGGATCCCATTGGATTTGAGTAAATCTTTCCCTCTCAATCATAATAGCTTGCTGCAAGTTCTCCTTATGTTTTTGCTTGTTAGTTTGAAGTTCAACTTCCAAAACCTTGACCTTGTTTGTAAGAAATTCCTTTGCAGCTATTTCTTGACTTAATATAACTATAAGGTCCTCCATATCAGTTTTTGCCGTGACTAGCCTTCTCTGCAGAATTTCATTTAAGATGGATACAGAAAATTCATGAACATGTACATCGGTAACATCTGCACCGTTCATGACAAGCATCTGAACCATGTCCACAAGATATCCTCCAAGTCTACTGAGCTCTTTCTTGTAAATAGTCATAAGTAAATCAATTGCACCATCATGAATATGAAAAGTTGGCAAGTGAGGCAGAAAATCATTtccagcaaaaaaaaaaatgaagataaaatcATCAACTATCCTCTCAAGAtcaaagatgaaattttttagaagatcTTCTATCTTCATTTCTATCTCAAGATATTCCTTCAACAACCAAATATGCAAGATCTTGAACCCCATTGGAGCATTCAGTTGCAGCTTTCCATAATAGTTAGGCACATCCTCTCTTAGAATTGAAAAATGAGGTTCATGGCATGACAGTCCAAGCATTATAAGATCAACATCCGATCAATATAGACAGTGAACCGTGATTAGATCATAATCAAGAAGACCACGTTGTTTGCTTATGAATGACATAATTTTATGTTCCCCTTCTCCATGAACATTAGCATCAGATATAATTACCACAATACCTTTCTATATTAGATAAGATGATATCCTTGAAGAGATATAACTTTTAAGATTCTTGAAAAGTTGGTGCATGAATTCTGTCCCAGTTGTTATTATATTAGATTCTgacacttgacattcttgtttAGGAAGAATTTGTTTGCTTCCATTTCAAATTCCTTCCTCAGTCTCTCCTCCTCGGCTTCACGCATTTCATTGTCTTTGGCAGTTCTAAAACGTCTAGTCCTTTGCTTATTCATTTTCGCTCGTGGAGTTACTCCATCGATGTCAGGTAGTTTTGGTGGAGGGGCAATCAACCAGCGATTAAATTTGGCGTGTAAGGTCTCGTGTATCTTCTGCTTTAAGGTATTGGCCAACAGGTGACAAGCAAACTTATTGCTGAGAAACTTTCCCATAGAAATTGATGCTTTGTTTAGCCTTTGGAAATAATTACGAGCTAAATAACAATTGTAGTCACTCTGAATAACAGTTGCGACATGTGTTTGTCTCATGAATCTGAGCTCATTTCTAGCAGCCATCCCTCGCATGCGAGCTTGAATGCAAACAACGTAGGTATAGGTAGTTTTATAAGCACTTCTAGAAAGATACATGCGGCATTGTTTCTAGATTATGAAAGATGCGGCGTCCCTTCTCATGCCTTCATACCGATGCCTTGCAAGTTGTCCTCTTATGCTTGGCaatttgaattcaattatcCCACATATGTCCTTTCTTTTTTAGCCGAGCCAAGTTACAACCCTAAAAAGACATTTTAATCCATGCTTTTGTGCTTTTTGAGATAATATTTGGATGGACACGTAACTTGATCAAGATGTTAGCATGATTGTCGGATGTGTGTTCGTAATCCTCACTCATTGATTGTACTTTGTTTCATTTACTTCCAAAGAAGTGTGTTAGGTGTCGTTCATGAATGATTGTGTTATTGACTTGAACTATGTGACATGAATTTTGTGCTTGGGACTTGTTTCACATTCACAGTATGTGTCTGGATTAATGGGAAACTTCATACTTGTCCGCACATTCAAATTTGAATCATGcatctaaataatttttcaaaacctTTGATACTTGTGTCTTGTATTTAACTTTGTCCTTTTGAGTCTTTTAGTTTTAGGATAAACAAAGAGCTAAGTTGGTGAGAGTTTCATAAGTGTCAGAAAGTAGTTAATAACAGAGTATATTTTAgacacttttgttacttgttttacaAGTTATCTCGAGAAAAGCTAAGAAAATGTAAACAAATGCCCTATTATGCTTTTACTACCTTACTCTACCCATTTGTGCATGAATTGGATATCAAGGAACTAAGCAAGAAAGGAAACCACAAAATTGGCAAAAGATTAGCTCCCTGCAATGAGACAAGGGAGAGGAAACATCGAGCTAAGTCAGAAGGTGTATAAATTCTCAAGTGCAAGCCTTGCTGCAACGAGGAAAGAGAaagctcactcgccatggcgagctaaaAGCGAGCCTGCAGCGAGGAGTTCTAGAAAGTCTAATTTCTAGAAGTCTCAAGCTCGCCGCAACGAGTGGATGGCGAGCAGTTACAAAAAGTCAAGAAATCAAAGAAACAGTACCTCACGATAGTGAGCATCAACCTCCCCATGGTGAGTCAAGGCGGTTTCGAGCTCCTCAGTGACATTGTAGAAACCCACTGGCAAAGAAAGATCAACTCACCATAGCAAGTAGTAACTCCCTAAGCGAGTTGTCACTTTTCAGAAATTGTATTTAAGCcttttctcatattttcattAGAATTATTAGGTTactttttagagagagatattGCAAAATTTAGAGAGCTTCATAGAGCAATAGTGTTGGTTCATCAAGAATATTTGAGAATTTTAGATCTTAGCATgaattttcattatttcttCCATTGTTGTAAAGCTACCATGAGAATGAttagctaaatctcctttgttgggattagaggtacttgatcaaGCGTAGTATGTAatattttgatcctttaataTATGATTCTAGCTCTTTATGTGATTTTGAGATTATTCTTGCAATTCAtgtttatgtttgatttaaaaTGTTATTGAAAAATACTTTTGAGTTTAGTGTTAGaataatcatctatcaaaacaagAATTCTAGACATAGGATTagtgttttgataatcaccttaAGTATCGAAGGTTAATGCCATCATATCgtttaatagattgagaaatcgtcgattaaacgatACGATCGAAATCACAATATCATTTAGACATGAATGATGTTATCAGGTGATACATGATAATATCGATTAAAGGCAAGAATCCGTATATGTGGTCATTAGAACGTATGTGAAGCTTGGCCGacgaactctaatcctaacagtTTTCACACCTTATCGAATCTCCGTTTTTATTACTGCATTTTAGTTCAGATATTTTAATCAACAAACAATCAACGAAACCCTGACTTAAGATGATAATCAACGTTGAATAGTGTATGATATCCCACTAGTCCCCGTGGAAACGATacaaaaatacttacttttgatacATATTAAATTACTACATCATAACCCTTttgatatctctttgtaaagaaactcatcattatagtggaacggagagcttctctctctccCAGTAGGTCagtattggaccgaactgggtgaacaaaTATTCGTGTgtgatctctctctctctttctctcgttgttttctaTCTTTTTCTTGTGTTTATAACCGTCACCCAcattgttttggttgcttgattaattTTCTCAAcacatcaagtattttattggtgtgatttttaacgaattcacaacaacccTCCTATATATCCACCAATATACTACTACATCTGCTGGCCTAAGTGCTGATCTTCCTTCTTGTGAGTCGGGCAAGAAGTTCACGAACACCTCCATCTTCGTAGATACAATTGCCCATCtaaatatatcaagaaagacATCCCTAACAAAATCATGACTTTATTTGAAGCTGAGAATCTCCTTACAATGAATTATGAATGACAGGGAGAAATATATGTAAGCTAAACACTCATAAGTGGAAAGTACCTCTTGAAACCGTTCCAATGCATGATAaggaaaaatgtaacaaatgTTTAAGCTAAACACTCACAGGGCAGCTCTCCTTTGGCAAGTGAATTTCTGAAGCCTCTAATTCAAATGAAATATCACCATATCACCTACCAATAGAGACATGCCCTATGACTGATTTGCTTACTAAAGTATAGCAATCCATCTCTCACTCTTGTTTTCTCTACTGTGTCTAGTTTGGCAAGTATCAAGTTACACTCCCAACAAGTTATATAGGCTAATTCTCGAGGGTTTTATGCTTTGGATATACTTCTCTTGAGTGCTACTACTTCCCCTTTTTTCAGAACAATGGGATATGCTTGAAGGAgctaaatatcatatataatcttgaatttttattttccattaagattttttctttattatttttcatgttcAGCTTTTTGAAATAGAATCACAATATGCTCTATTTGATTAACTTGTTGAGTGACCACTTCATAATATGAAAGAAATTGCACATAAACAAGTAATGTTATATTCCTTATTTAGAATTAAAATTTGATACCGATATTGTAGTTAAAAAGTTCTAATACTTTAAGCACACTAAGCTAAGTTTTTCTCTTTTGTGTCTTTTTTTGAAATTAGAAGAATCAAATTTCCGCCTCACTGTTTACCTCATTAGTGTACTATGTTTGAACTCTATTGGAATAATGAAGTCATTATTTCAAAGCAATAAAGATTCTCTCTTtagatatgataaaaaaaaaaaaaaa belongs to Medicago truncatula cultivar Jemalong A17 chromosome 6, MtrunA17r5.0-ANR, whole genome shotgun sequence and includes:
- the LOC120580909 gene encoding uncharacterized protein isoform X2: MPSPLHLDRFFGRLISNHILVVTVDFSVLRNPYFVPPVFFLFHLQLRSSLIIAIMDEGQSADGNEDIHQIKLSKTSKSNRRNTKGKKLWSCL